TATGCGACTGACCAGATTTGCTTTTTCAATGCTTCTATCATCAACTTTGGTCGCAGTAATTCCGAATGACCCTCTGCTTCTCCAACAGTGGGCGCTGGGCCCAGCGGGCATTAACGGCATCAAAGCTCAAGACAAGATGCCAGTGACAAAACTCGTTGCCGTGGGAATCATCGGTACCGGCCTGGATTATAACCATCCTGATTTAAAAGATAATATTTGGGTTAACCCTCAAGAAATTCCAAATAACCACATTGACGATGACAACAACGGATACGTCGATGATGTTTACGGAATTAATACCATAAATGGCACGGGCGATCCCATGGATGACCATGGCAATGGCACACAAATTGCCGGCATCATCGGTGCGGTTGGTAACAATGGACTGGGCATATCTGGTGTTATACCTAAAGTTGCGCTGATAAGCTGCAAAGCACTCGACGCAGGTGGCAACGGAACGATTGTTAACACGCTGGAATGCTTAAACTACTTTTTGGACCTAGTAGCCCGGAACAAGGATGCTTTAACCTTGGTGGCAGTCCATAATTCTTGGTCGAAAAGCGCGCAAAATAGGCCTTATCCCGAAGTGGTTCAAGAATACCAAAAGCAAGGTATTTTATATATCACTAGTGCAGGTAAAGATGGTCAAGACAACGATCAAATCCCCGTATTCCCAGCCAATTCAATCGAGGCAAATGCAATTTCAGTTGGCGCAACCGATCGCTTCGGCGCCTTGGCCAAATTTTCTAATTATGGCAAACACTCCGTGCATGTATTGGCACCGGGCGAGGATATCATAACCACTATTTTAGGAGGTAAATTCGCCGTCGTCACCAGCACTTCTGCAGCTGCCGCCATCGTTACCGGCATGGCTGCATATTTAAAGGCAGATCAGCCTACTCGGGATTATGTCTCTATTAAAAACTTGATCATGGCAGGCGGCGAGCCTATCCCTTCAGCGTCCGCAACCACAATATCCGGCCGCCGAGTTCGCCAAATAGATTCCAATGGAAGAGGGTCTCTTTCTTGCCACAACCAACTAATTTCAACCCGAACTCAGCCAAAGACCAATGAAGTCACTCTAAAACTCGGCACTGCTCTACAACTTGCGATCCGCAACATCAACTGTGACCAGCCAGCGCCTCCCCCTGCCTCGACACCACCATATCTCAACGATCTAGGTCAAGATGGAGACGAAGTTGCCCATGATGGACGATATACAGGCCAATTCAGGCCCACGACCGTAGGCACCTACAAACTACCTTTTTATCAAGATGATATTTTAACTGTTCATGTTGTGAATTAGCTTGGACGCTCATGCACCCAAGGTCCGACCCGATTTTCAACCACTTGTCTATATAACAATTTTAAAGCCGGCTCCGTGAGTGATGAAGGAATGGCGCTGATACCAAGCTGAACGGCGGCGTCTGCCGTTAACACTTTCATCAAACTGTCGACGCTTTTAGCACCGTCCTTCATATCCCGTGTAGGTAAAACAACTTGATTTAGAAGTTTTGAGAATTGTAGATTACGAAATTGCGCCTGCTGCTCATTTTCAGGTTTTAAAGCGTCACTACCTAAAAATAGCCTTTCTACGCCTTTTCGGTAGGCAAGCGTTGAGCCTAGCTTTTCTCGCAGGCCCTTACTAAATAAATGTCGTTTCATACTGCTATCTGGAAGCGCCATCTCCGAAATGCGGTCCGCCACAGATCTAAGATTTTCCTCCGTTGTGGGCTCGAGATGATTGCTTTCCGCTGTTTGCCCGGTTTGAAGTTGTGCACCATATTCAGCCAAAGCTTGAGTGACATTCACCAGATGGTGGTAGGTTAGCAGCGGATCCAATCGCCCTTCATGTGCGGCTGCCACCAAGCCATCTAATCCGGACTCAGCGATCGAAAAGGAAACATGTTGTTTGGGAGCCCGCAAGAAACTTTGCGAAGGTTTCAATGACTGTTTCATTCTTTCCACATGTTCGGCAAACGGCGCTTTAAGAAATGAAGGTTCGAAGTCCGCTACCCACGATGCGCCGGCAACCACAGCGCTAAATACGCCGATCTTCTTGGCAACCAAGGCCCCGGCGGCATATCTGCCAAATACGTCTTGGGACTTAGAGCCGACTGTCTCATCGGTATTCATTCTCACTAAATTGGCTAAGCTTCTGGCGACACCTTTCATGGTTCCAACTATAACATGCTACCACCAGGGAATGAGCCGTCACTTTGAACGGCTGCTAAAGCCAAGATGTTCAAACTTTATTTGGCCTGCTTATTGATGTCTATTCAAACAAGCACTTTATTTGCCCAGTCGGCTCCGCGTTTCGAGTGGACGCTCAGGCAAATCAATTGGCATCAATGGCTGACGAAATCAGCCAATCGCGAAGCTCTTGCGGATCAATTGGATATACCCAGAGCATATCTCGAAGCCATATACCAGTCGAATAGCCCCGGCTGGCTGACAGAACGTTCTTATTCAAAAGCCACGGTAGATGCTCAAGGCCTCAAATGGATTTCTGTCAGCGTGAATCAAAATTTTTGTATTGGTAAGGAAAATAGAACTAGCCCGGCGCCTGCAGAATGGGCCGAAGAACAAATTCTCTCAATCAATGCGATGTTTACGCGCCTTAAAATCCCCATCAGACTATTTAAAGGGGACGATTTAACAGAACACGGTGGCGTGGTCATGGTCCAAACCGAAAACACAGGTAGCCTTTGTTCAAGCTCCAGTGCGACTGCTTGTAGCGGTTATAATCCAACCGAAGCTATCAGCTGTGAAGTTTACCCCTTCATACCGCTTTGGAAGAAAATCTTTTTCCCCAGTCTGAAGGAACACTTGCTCGAACATGAAGGCGGTCATACCTTCGCCCAAGAGCACACCGATAAAATAAACGCCCTGCCCAAAGATCCAAGAATGAAAGCCAGCGGATCGCTCCACACGGTCATGTATTCTGAACCCACCTGGGTGGAGCAATATTTTGTGGCACCAGTCGCAATTTTAACCCGCCAAAATTCTGAAGGCGAACGCGGCCCGTTAGACGAACTGCAGACGCTACTATATTATGGGACGACAGCGAATATTACTGACTTATCGCCCTACCAAGTGCTTTCGCCTGAAGCGGAAATCGCCAAAAACGCTTTTTTCCATGCCTTTTTGCCGGAAGTTGCCAGCTACTCGGTTGGTAATTTTGTATCGCACTTAGCCCTATCGGACCGAAAAATCTTAGCCGCCACCAAAGTCGCCAGCTTTATAAGCAGACTTTTTCTAATGGAACCCTGGAAAGGAATGACTAACTTTGTACTTGGCGTGGCACCCAGTCATGTGGTCCAAGAACTCTCGGTGCCTATTTCTCACCTGACCGACATGTACTATTTTCCGATTCGAACCGTTTTGGACTTTCGGTATTACGCAACATCGGCGCTTTTTAACATCTTTTTTTTCGAACTTCCTGGAGCCGTGATTGGTTCTTGGTTAGGTTTTGGCATCAGCAAATTACTTCCTACTAGATGGCAACGGCCTTCATTTTCTATCAACCGAGCTTGGCCACCGAATCTTTTTGCTACCATTTTGGCCAACTATCAGACGCGCTGGGATAACTGCTGTCCAAACTGCCTTTGGTGGCTGAAGACACCTTTAATTGGCGTCCTTGCTGCCGACAGGGTGGCGGCAATCTGGATTCTCATGGTTAAGCAGCGACTGGGAATACCCAGCTTGCGTTGGTACCGCGGCACCATGCCCGATACCTTAAACGCCCCTATGGAGCCGTAATTTAAATAATTCAATTGATTTAATCACAATTTCAAATATGTTATTTGCAATTGTTTAAATGTTGGAGAATTTGTGAAGATTACAATTGTTTTATTTTATTTTATTTCCATTATTACACATGCTCAAGGCTCTGCAGTAGTTGGACGTTCAAATGCTGTTCATTGGTCTATCGGTGCATCGATCGCTTCTAAGCATGCAAGCGGTGTTCGAATTCTAGAACAGGCCGAGCAGCGCGCTTTGAGCTTTGTCGATAAAATTCTGTCATGGACAAAAAACCTCCCCCACGAAGAAAAACTAACACGAGCCAAGCGCATCAGTAATCTGATCTTCCAAATCATCGAAGCGCGCTCACAGGTAGGCAACGATAATTTGATTGAGACGCTTGAAGACGAGTTGATGGATTTGGTAGAGCAAGAGCCAGGTAAAACAACGCCCCAAGAAAGCGAGTCCAAAAAAGGGCCTAGTATTACGATATTGGCACAAAAAAAACCGTCAGAAATCGTGCCTGGTATTAGAATGGCGGGACAAGGAGACCTGAGGCCAGCGAATGGCGCTTCGTCCTCCACCGATTCGGAAGGAGCCGGCCCAACTCAGGGTTCGTCAGAGTCTCAAGATGGTGAAACAGACACTGAAAGTTGCGACAATCGCTTTCGGTATGCACCCCCCCAATTTTCCTTCGATGCATCAGCATCTACCGATACAGACAGTGATGCCCATGATTGCGCCGCGTCTGCTTCACCCCGTAAATCTCGCCGCAAAACGCGCCTTTCGGCTCTGCCAACGCCTGAGCGAGCAAGACAATCAACAAGGCCTCCCTTGGCAGCAGAGCCTCATACGCCAACCACCCCTCCTGCTCCAGCAATATTATGGACGCCTCAAGGATCCAGATCTTGCACGCCGGTCAAAACGGTGCAGATTATGCCTACAGCAAGGGAGAAATTTTTGCGGTTTTTAAGCACAGCCTCCGCAATTTATGGCGGTGCGCAACTGATTCGCCATCTGGGTAACGACCCGCTCATTATGAGAGAAGCCCATTGGATGGAAGCGAATAGCGGACATTTTGTTTCAGATGACCATGGTGCTGAGCGACTTAGGTCATGGACGGAAGATCCACATGTAACTGCTTCCTTTCCTGAAACAGCAAGCGATCTCGCAAGAATTAGGCATCTCAATGCAGAAGAACGAATCGATCATAGAGTCACTTTTGAAACATCGTCTAACGAAAATGTTCGTCTAAATAGGCAAGGCAAAATTCTTAAAAATAACGATTCTATCTTTGTTATAGGTGCTGGGGGTAGTCTATTTGTTGGACCAGAAATTCCGGGACACTTTCATCACTCAAGCTTCTTTGGCGGTGGAGCTATCGTTGGAGCAGGCAGCCTTGAAACGGATTCACAAGGCTTTCTAACTCGGATTTCAAATGACAGCGGTCACTATCGCCCAGCTACTATAAACAACTTGGCAGTTTTAGAATCTCTTCAGCGGCAAGGTGTCAATTTAAACAGCGTGATTTTCGAAGAAGTCAGCAATACTTCGTTTTATAATCCTTCATATAATGCGCAGCTTTATCTAAGTAAAAAAGGCATCATGTCAGACAACGACAGAATTTAGATGCTTTGACGACGACTACAGGTCCGCGTTTTGCTATGTTCTTCGCATGAGTGCAAACTTGCTGAAGGATATCGCCCGCAACGCCATGATTTCTCATGGCCTCCAGCCTGATTTCTCGGTCGAGGCTATGAGAGAGCTGGCGGATATCTCTGCGACGAATCGTCAAGCTGATGCCACAGACTTAACGCAGCTTGCTTGGTGCTCGGTTGATAATGACGATTCTAGGGATCTAGATCAGCTCACCGTGGCAGAAAAGCTGCCTGATGGCTCCGCCAAGATCTTGATAGCGATAGCGGACGTGAGTGGGCTAGTACAAAAAGGCAGCGCCATCGATCAGCACGCCGAACAAAATACCACTTCTGTTTACACAGATGCTGAGCTTTTTCCCATGGTACCCGAAAAGCTGTCTACAGATCTAACTTCTCTCTCTGAAGGAGAAGACAGGCTGGCCGTCGTTCGTGAACTTGTCGTCAGTACCGCTGGCGACACGACCACATCCAAGGTTTATACCGCCTGGGTGCGAAATCAGGCTAAGCTCGCTTATAATAGCGTCGCTGCTTGGCTTGACAAGCTAGGACCATTGCCGCCGGCTGCAGCTAAAGTTCCACTGTTAGATGCCAATTTAATTTTGCAATATGAATTTGCCCAAAAAATGAGGCGCCTAAGATACCAGCATGGGGCATTGGATTTGGAAACGATGCAGCCCCATGCGATTTTGGAGTTTGGCAAAGTGAAGGCCCTGGTGCGAGAGCCTAAAAATAGTGCCAAAGAAATGATTGAAGACTTCATGATTGCGGCCAATAGCGCGACTTCAGTATTCTTAACCCAAGCGGGTTATCCAAGTCTGCGACGGGTGGTACGTTCACCTGAACGTTGGGGGAAAATTGCGGAAGTTGCATCTCGTCTGGGGACCAAGCTCCCAGACCGGCCTGACTCCAAGACTTTGGCTGAGTTTCTCGCAGAAAGACGCGTTAAAGACCCTTTAAGGTTTCCAGATTTGTCACTAACGGTCATTAAACTTATGGGGCGAGGCGAATATTTGGTGCAGCGGCCTGGAGACGAATCTTTTGGGCACTTCGGTCTGGCGGTAGAGAACTATACCCATTCAACCGCCCCCAATCGGCGGTTTCCTGATTTAATGACACAACGCATGGTAAAGGCCGCTCTTAAAAAGCAAGAAGCGCCCTATACGATAGAAGAGCTGAATCATTTGGCTTTCCATTGCACTTCGATGGAGAATGCGGTGGATAAAGTGGAACGGCAGGTAAGAAAATCGACCTCTGCACTTTACCTCTCTTCGCAAATAGGCGAAATATTCGAAGGTATTGTAACGGGTGCGTCTGATAAAGGCACTTGGGCACGCATTTTAAACCCCCATGTTGAAGGGATGATCGTTAAAGGACAAAAGGTTCTAGATGTAGGTGACCGCGTGCGCTTAAGACTATTGAGTTGCGATGTAGAACGCGGTTTTATAGACTTTGGTTGTGTGTAAGAGGGTGGACATTTCAGACACAGTTGTTAATATCGTTTAATGAGTAGACTGATATTATCGATATTTTCAATGCTATTGTTAACTTCTTTGGTGCACGCAGAGCAGCCCGAGCCCGAACATGTACCGGAAAGAAATGAAATATTTATTAGTGCCAACACAGTTCTTGATGTCAGAGCGATGGGTATGGCAATGCCTGGGCTCGAATTCAAACTCGGCATCCCAGTATCTGAAAACTTCTTTCTGACACTGCCCGTCCGGGTTTACTCGATGCGTCTCTCGCATAACTTCGAAAAATGGACCAACTTCTTTGATATCTCAAGTGGACTAGGCGTTCGTTGGCAATGGTCCGTGGTCAAATGGCGTTCACTGGATTTAAAACACTACGTTGAGCCAAGCATTCGAGCTGGTTACAACGACTGGATTGTTAAAGGCGTTTGGCTATCCGGCTACCTGCAATCTGGGATTATCTTGATTACCAAATATGGCCTATTTTTTGGTGGCGGTTTCGGTATTTCTGCGGGCGGATATGTATGGGCTGAAGAAAAGTTTCTTCATCCCGACACCTTTAAACGCGGCGCCTTTTTGGGCGTAGAAGGCTTTGGAACACTGGGTTATAGTTGGTAAGCGTCATTTTTGATTTTTTAAAGTAGCCTGTGTTATCTTGCCCATAAGGAGAAACTTATGGGAAAATATATCATCGCTTGGCTACTTGGGGTACCACTCGGCGTTTTAGCTATTATATGGCTTATCGCTCGAGTGTTCTAGACTACCTCTTTTTACGAGCCATCATGCTACCGCTTGCCGAGGCGGCTGCGCCTAGGCCAAGCGCGCCAAAGGCAATCCACCAAGCCAGAACTAAAAGCGCTTCTGCGTGTTTATCGGTGGG
This sequence is a window from Myxococcota bacterium. Protein-coding genes within it:
- a CDS encoding S8 family peptidase, with protein sequence MRLTRFAFSMLLSSTLVAVIPNDPLLLQQWALGPAGINGIKAQDKMPVTKLVAVGIIGTGLDYNHPDLKDNIWVNPQEIPNNHIDDDNNGYVDDVYGINTINGTGDPMDDHGNGTQIAGIIGAVGNNGLGISGVIPKVALISCKALDAGGNGTIVNTLECLNYFLDLVARNKDALTLVAVHNSWSKSAQNRPYPEVVQEYQKQGILYITSAGKDGQDNDQIPVFPANSIEANAISVGATDRFGALAKFSNYGKHSVHVLAPGEDIITTILGGKFAVVTSTSAAAAIVTGMAAYLKADQPTRDYVSIKNLIMAGGEPIPSASATTISGRRVRQIDSNGRGSLSCHNQLISTRTQPKTNEVTLKLGTALQLAIRNINCDQPAPPPASTPPYLNDLGQDGDEVAHDGRYTGQFRPTTVGTYKLPFYQDDILTVHVVN
- a CDS encoding RNB domain-containing ribonuclease gives rise to the protein MSANLLKDIARNAMISHGLQPDFSVEAMRELADISATNRQADATDLTQLAWCSVDNDDSRDLDQLTVAEKLPDGSAKILIAIADVSGLVQKGSAIDQHAEQNTTSVYTDAELFPMVPEKLSTDLTSLSEGEDRLAVVRELVVSTAGDTTTSKVYTAWVRNQAKLAYNSVAAWLDKLGPLPPAAAKVPLLDANLILQYEFAQKMRRLRYQHGALDLETMQPHAILEFGKVKALVREPKNSAKEMIEDFMIAANSATSVFLTQAGYPSLRRVVRSPERWGKIAEVASRLGTKLPDRPDSKTLAEFLAERRVKDPLRFPDLSLTVIKLMGRGEYLVQRPGDESFGHFGLAVENYTHSTAPNRRFPDLMTQRMVKAALKKQEAPYTIEELNHLAFHCTSMENAVDKVERQVRKSTSALYLSSQIGEIFEGIVTGASDKGTWARILNPHVEGMIVKGQKVLDVGDRVRLRLLSCDVERGFIDFGCV